Below is a genomic region from Taeniopygia guttata chromosome 7, bTaeGut7.mat, whole genome shotgun sequence.
atttttattcatgtgGCTTTGTGTAAAGTGTTCCAGGAAATGAAGGAGTATTCCTCAGAGTAAAATACAAGGTTTTCCTTAACATTTCTTGATTGAGAGGGATGCACAAAAAagtacataaaatcagaaaaagaaaattaaagcaagTTATTCAGGTCAGGGTCTCTTGTAGCTGGAGACCTGTTGTCCTGCAAGGCTGCTTTTACAATCTGCCCACatgcaaatatttctgcaaTTCTCAGGCATTGGTCGGGGTCTGATTCTGAATCTTCTGGCTTCTGTTCATTTAAGATACAGTATCTAAccttaattattttatgttattaATAATGTGTTCTTCTTTACACAGTGATATTTTCTCAGCCTTAGTGTTTATGTTCCTTAAATCACTCTTTTAAGGCTGTAGCTGAAACGGATGATTGATTGTCTAGTTTTCACTGGACCAATCtcaggagaaaaacaaagccCTTGCAATTCCAAGAGGATGGACACACACACTTCCAGATTTGAAAACACTTTGTTCTAAGCCTGATTCAGCAAAGTACTTCATCACGAGACACAGTTTAAACTCAGGGATGTCATCAGGTTGCCTGCAGCATGGGTGCTGGTCACCTCCTTGAGTACGTTGCTGAATCAAAGGATTCACACTTAATTCTGACTTCTTACCAGAGGGAATACTAATAGTGCACAGTAATTTTTGTCTGAGTAGCAGTGACAGGAATACAAGCCTGGAATGGAGATTTTTCTAATAATCCTTCTGTCATGGAACAAGCAAAGATTGTTCTTGCTTCTACTATACTGATCCTAACAGCCTATAGGCTGAGTGGTATGTTTTAGAAATTTGGATGAACAAATAATTATATTGCATTCATTGGTTTCTTTGACATAATTGATGGTGAGGAGCCTGGGAATAAGTGGGGAAacggcaaaaaaaaaaaaaaaaaaagagtcctAAGGTTAAAATAGTGATTTTTCACATACAGATTTCAGATGTCAGACAGTGTCAAGGAGAAATTGTTTATAAACCCATTCAGTGTAGGAAACTTGGCAGAAATCTTGCAAAAACCATTAATCATTAGCCATGCACGAGGCCTGTTATGACTATGAAAGTTCTCAGTATTTTGCCAAATCCAGAATTCATACAGTAGATTGACTTGCTGGCATTCAGCAGTCTGTATTACCAAGGTCAGTGGAAAGAAATCAATGCCTCATACCTTTCTCCCTCAGTTGAATGTCGTGTACTGGACTAAACGGCACATTATTAGAAAAATATCAGCGTACTTTGAGCTCATTGATGCATTAGTGTTGTCAGAGCCATCCATCATTCCATTCCATCTCCATTTCCAATGACTATTTGACCCACTGTCATCCTTGGGAGAGGTATGACACTTTCATAAAACACTGTAAAACACTTTCAGCTCTCATCTTGTGACATAAACATGCTTGTCTGGGGGGAGGCAGgcttttggtttggttttttccctaaCGAAAATTCAGTTCCATGGTGGCTAAAATGAACTGGGTACTGGCAGTCCTTTACAGACTTACATTGAAAATATTGAGCTGAAAAGGTTGTGTAAGTGCAGTCCTGAAAGGGTCATGTAAAAGCAATCCTGCTCAGCTGTGTGCTTGGTGTTTACTGTTGGTGGTGATGTCACCTGTTTTTTCCATCCCCaagaagaagaaccagtaaAGAGTGTGATGGCTGTGGAAGTGCAacctgctgctcttcctgggAAGCAAGTGGGGAAAGAGCACAGGCCCATTAAACCTTTGGACCAGTCAAAGGCCCTCTGTGAGGGTCAGTCAGATTCTGTTTCTCAGTGTGTCATGAAGAAAAAGTGCCAAACGTGGCATCCAGCAGGGAGGGTGTGACCTTTGTGCTGAAAGACACACCCCCTTCCTTGGCTGAGGAAGGTGTTTCCTCCTTAGGTTTGCATGTGTTTGCTGCCAGCAAGTCCTTCTCCGGCTTTCTCCAGTGCTTTCCAAGCctgcttcattttctgtttttcccatttattaGTATGACTGCTCTTGTTATTATGCTTGAAGAGTGTGTAGTGGATAATTTGATTGTGTAGGTGCTGTATGACAACATGGTTTCCCACCGCTGCGGCTGATTCCTGAGTTTTTTACTTTGCCATGATAAAATATTGCTTTGCAGCTAAGCTTATTCCTCTGTGTAAGCCCTTTTCCCCCATCTCAGATGTGTTTGCCAGTCACATTGCTAatctatgtattttttttctttttggtgcaGAGGTTCATCTGCATTTCTTTCAAACAGCAGATTTGCCGCCTTTGACTATGTCATAAAGACACTTAAACTgtagaaatgttttcatttgcagtgtgcaggatttttgtttggttggtttggttcTTTTGTGTGTGCTTCAGTGCATTCTGGTTTAGCTTCCTTAAAGCTATTGCTTCTTATGTCACACCCTTCTCATCCATTGCAATCTGCCCCTCCTCTCTTGAGTCATTGCCAGAACTCTTATTTTTTGCGTGTGCCACCTTATTACAAGTGTTTAACCCTGCTGGAGTGCCCTTCTTTGGCAAAATCTCCATCACTTCCACTGGGACATTTGCCTTCAAAGTGAAGGCTAGGACTGGGTGCATTGAGTGAAGTTTAGACTTAATCTCTGAACAAAGTATTTACTGCAGTCATCCTTCAGTACATAAGAACTAggcttcagtatttttctttcaatggTATTTCTCTTCAGGCAGTGGAACAAGGTGCAAAGACCCCTGGTGTGGAGTAGTGATGTACCCACTCCCTACCTGGCTAAGGAATGCTGCCTTTAGGAGGCTTGTGTTCTGCATGGCCCAGCTGAAGAGCACTGGATTCCTTTGGCAGTCAGAATATGCCCTGATGCCATTGGTATTGTTTGTGTGCACTACAGTAAGAGACACAGTAGGATACATGGAGAAAAGCAGTATCTAGGTATTTCATTTCTGTGAAACAAGGATGTCATCAGCCCAGTGGCCATGCTTTACACTTCATGGGGCTTGCAAGTCAGTCACcaaatgtaaaaatacaaaGGAGCAAAATCACTGTAGGTGTAGATTTGTAGTTTGGTTACCTGTAGAGTTTAGAATCTCAGTTGCTTTTTTGACTCAGTATTAACATATGCAGATATTTAAATAATGAGCAATACTTCGATACTAATTGTTCTAAAACCAGTCAGATTCATCAGAGCAAAAAGATGGCTTTATGGACTTCAGATCTGAAGAAATTCAGAGTTGGCCCAGTGCTAGTTGTAACAAGCTTTAGAAAAAACTCATAAAACCTATTTTACAGATTAGTGCAGAAAGATATGCCTAATTCTGCAGTCTTTCTCTTCATATTTCCCATTATAGGAAGATGTCAAGGAGATAGGAATCATTACCTTCTGcaggacattaaaaaaaagatcaagCTATTAATGATTAACCGAGtgggtattaaaaaaaaactttactaGGTATGACCCTCTGAAAATAAAGTGGCAGAGTATAAGAGAAGCCTTTTTAGTTTCAATTTAACTTAATTAGCTCCTGATCTAGAGTCACGGAAGCATGCCAAGTATTCCTTGACTTCAGCTACAGCTGTAGGTGACTGGCCATTTTGAAGACCAGACCTTCAAGATCTGGGGGTATTAGTAGGTCTGTTGCTGATTTCCACATGCTGGTTTGGTGACAGCAGTGAGATTTTGGTATTTGACAAAGAGCGAGTGTAGTAAGTTGATACAGTTAAAAAAACCAGCCTCTTCTGAGTCTTCCAAAACCCTTCGCAAGCATCATCTCTAGTTTAGGCTGCATGTAGaacaaaaatgcataaaaatacaTTGGAATGTATAACTGTATGTTTTAAATATCAGAAACACACAAAGGTACTAGTGATTCCTTTGAAGTTGCAGACTTCATGAACACAAAACTAACATAAGCTACAGAGTCCAGCAAAGCTTCTAATTAAGTGAGGTTATTTGTTGTGATTTAGCTGTTGTATACAAATCACGAAGACAAAGAATTTACATTAAATCATCTCATTTCAGTGCTTACATTTATACGTGTACAACTCACATTTTCCTTATAAAACCTTATATATTGAAAGGAAACTAGTATTTAACACTTCAAAGCAAGTTTCTAGGTGGATGCCTTGCTGCATGCTCACATCTTTCTCCCTTTCCATTCCATCATTCATATTAAAATGTTGTAGGCCACATGACTGCCTGCCTGTAAGtgcttgaaataattttgctataaaacccaaacaaattaCTTCAGATTTACTTGCAGCCACGAAGATGGAATTCCGTGTCCAGGAGGGCACATGCCCTTTTGCAGCAGAACCATTAGACACAAAGCAACGTGAATCTGGGAAGGACAATAAGACTGTTGAGCAACCTAAATATGATGCCTTAGTTCCACAGTCAGCAAAAGCAGAGCCTGCAGATAAAAAGGAGTCAGAAagcaaagacaaagaaaaaatgctttcacCTCCATCAGAATGGATCTTGAAAACTGATTCACAGAAGAAAGGGGAAGCCAGTTTTGCAGAACCTGCTGCTAAGCCTCCTGCTCCTCAAGAACAAGAGCACTTACCATCTCTGCTGCCTGAAGAGAGCAGGGTGGAAGAAAGGACTGCAGGTGTGCCCTCATCAACCAGCCAAGTTATGGCTATGAAATTTCAAGACAACCTCAAAGATATCCAAGGTGGTGCCATCAGCCATGGTGAAAGTTCTCTATTGCCACCAGAACCCAAGGCAGAAGTAGCCAAAAGTGAACTTCCTTCAGGCCCATCTCCTGCTCTCCCCCAGGAGCTTTCACTCAAAGACAGTTTCAAAACACATCAGGAACCTACTGACCAACTGTTTGCCAAAGATTTCAGTAAGGATGAACAGATCCACAGAGACAGGACATTATCTCTCCAAGAAGTCTCAGCAGTAACTGTAGATGGATTGAAGACTCCAAGCACGCCAAAAATCCCTCCATGGGGAGAGGAAAAGGACATGACTAAGGATGAGAGTGATGAGGAAGAAAGGTATGACTTCTTTGATAAAGGGGAGGCTCGAATATTAGATGGTGGTAAAATTACCACAAAATCAGAAGTTAAGACATCTTCCCCAGACAAAACAGACCTTCAAAAGGATGGTGAAGCTAAAAAGTCACCTGATACtctcaaagcagaaaaagaaacagaccaAAGTGggctttcagcagcagcagatgtgaAAAAGGAGGCGCAGCAAAGCACACAGGTACCCCCTGCTAAGTTAAGCCATGAACTGACCCTTGAGAAAACAGCAGAGTACCCTGATACTGCTCAGTTATCCAGAATAACAGAGAAAGCCCCTGAGGCACCAGGTTTAACCACGGAGAAGACTCCTACTCTAGAAGCTTCTCGAGAGAAAGATGTTAAAAAAGATACTGAGGAGGATAAGACAAGTGTTTCAGCTCCTCATCAAatgaaggaagaggaggatcaGTCAGGAATGTCGAAGTATTTTGAAACCTCTGCTCTGAAAGAGGAGGCCTTCAAAGCAGATGGTCTGAAACAAAGCAGTGATTACTATGAGCTGAGTGACACTAAAGAGAGTAAATATGAGCCTTATCAGAGAGGTCCTCTAATACctgaagatgaagaggaggaggaagaggaagaattACGGACAGAATTGAGTCAGCAGCCAAATGTGCATGCTCGTGAAATGGGGTACAGTACCCTGGCTCAGAGCTATACACCAGACACATCTGAAGAGCCCAGTTCTCCAACAGAAAGGATGTTCACTATTGACCCCAAAGTCTACGGGGATAAGAGAGAACTtcacagtaaaaataaagatgaccTAACTCTGAGCAGGAGCTTGGGACTTGGGGGCAGATCTGCAATTGAACAGAGAAGTATGTCTATTAACTTGCCCATGTCCTGTCTGGATTCAATAGCCCTAGGATTTAGTTTTGGTCGTGCACATGATCTTTCTCCCCTCGCTTCAGATATTCTAACTAACACTAGTGGAAGTATGGATGAAGGTGATGACTACTTGCCAGCTACCACACCAGCATTGGAGAAGGCCCCCTGCTTCCCCATTGAAAGTAGAGAGGAAGATGAGCAcatagaagaagaaaaagtgatGGTAGAAGAAAAGGTCCAGCCTGAGACCTTGGCTGAACCATCTTTCCAGGCCAAAGATTACTACAAAAATGGGGCTGTCCTTGCTCCTGACCTGCCTGAAATGTTAGACTTGGCAGGGACAAGATCTAGATTAGCTTCTGTGAGTGCCGATGCTGAGGTGGCGCAGAAGAAGCCAGTTCCTTCTGACACTGTTGTGGaagacagcagcacagctctgccacctGTGACAAATGAAAACCATGTAATTCTGAAAGCTGAAAGTCAGCTGGAAGACTTGGGCTACTGTGTTTTCAATAAGTACACAGTACCACTCCCTTCTCCGGTTCAGGACAGTGAGAATTTAACAAGTGAAACCTGTCCCTTCTACGAAGGCACAGATGAAAAACTGAGACGTGGCCTCGCTCCTGACTTGTCTTTAATAGAAGTgaagctggcagctgctgaaaaatcaaaagaagACTTCCTCAGTGAAAGAGATTTAGGTCAGCATGGTGAGTCCACTCTGGTGAGGGACTttgaagaggagaaaagagagaaactaGATACTGTGCTAGAAAAAAGTGAAGATCAAGTTGACTCTAAAGAGGTCTGTCCCATTAAAGGAGCAGAACCAGAGAAGACAAGAGCTGAGGCAATGttagaaaggaaagaagaaagtgtGGCTAGTAAAGTTCATTTACCTGCTGATACCATGTATGACAGAATTTCTGCTTCAGAGATAGCAATAGAAAAGGATTCTATTTGTTTGTTGTTGGAGAAGGAGAAGACTCTTAGTGTTGTTCCTGAAATAGCTGAGATAGCTGATATAGCTGAGGTAGAAGCTCCAGTTAAACCAGATTACAATGCTATTAAGCACGATATGGAGGTAGCTGCAAGGAGAGCTGACCAGGAATATCAGAGTAAGTTAGACACTAAGATCAGCGAGGTTGTTTCCCTTCCTTTAGGGCAGGACAAAGGCTTTCTTAAAAGAGCAGAGCCTGAACCCAAAGACACTCAGCAGAAAGAGGAGACCATCTTCTCCAGAGAAGCAA
It encodes:
- the MAP2 gene encoding microtubule-associated protein 2 isoform X6, which produces MAEDRKDEAKAPHWTSGQLTEASSHPHSPEIKDQGGASAGLVRSANGFPYREDEELRLGSHEQPGTYAQTKENGINGELSSGSRETAEVSARIVQVVTAEAVAVLKGEQEKEAQHKDQPGSLPLVEESANLPPSPPPSPASEQTGVLEEDLLAATKMEFRVQEGTCPFAAEPLDTKQRESGKDNKTVEQPKYDALVPQSAKAEPADKKESESKDKEKMLSPPSEWILKTDSQKKGEASFAEPAAKPPAPQEQEHLPSLLPEESRVEERTAGVPSSTSQVMAMKFQDNLKDIQGGAISHGESSLLPPEPKAEVAKSELPSGPSPALPQELSLKDSFKTHQEPTDQLFAKDFSKDEQIHRDRTLSLQEVSAVTVDGLKTPSTPKIPPWGEEKDMTKDESDEEERYDFFDKGEARILDGGKITTKSEVKTSSPDKTDLQKDGEAKKSPDTLKAEKETDQSGLSAAADVKKEAQQSTQVPPAKLSHELTLEKTAEYPDTAQLSRITEKAPEAPGLTTEKTPTLEASREKDVKKDTEEDKTSVSAPHQMKEEEDQSGMSKYFETSALKEEAFKADGLKQSSDYYELSDTKESKYEPYQRGPLIPEDEEEEEEEELRTELSQQPNVHAREMGYSTLAQSYTPDTSEEPSSPTERMFTIDPKVYGDKRELHSKNKDDLTLSRSLGLGGRSAIEQRSMSINLPMSCLDSIALGFSFGRAHDLSPLASDILTNTSGSMDEGDDYLPATTPALEKAPCFPIESREEDEHIEEEKVMVEEKVQPETLAEPSFQAKDYYKNGAVLAPDLPEMLDLAGTRSRLASVSADAEVAQKKPVPSDTVVEDSSTALPPVTNENHVILKAESQLEDLGYCVFNKYTVPLPSPVQDSENLTSETCPFYEGTDEKLRRGLAPDLSLIEVKLAAAEKSKEDFLSERDLGQHGESTLVRDFEEEKREKLDTVLEKSEDQVDSKEVCPIKGAEPEKTRAEAMLERKEESVASKVHLPADTMYDRISASEIAIEKDSICLLLEKEKTLSVVPEIAEIADIAEVEAPVKPDYNAIKHDMEVAARRADQEYQSKLDTKISEVVSLPLGQDKGFLKRAEPEPKDTQQKEETIFSREAKDADVLSKTEPSYMKDSTKLSETEIKEKVTKPDLVHQEAVDKEESYESSGEHDQAQESLNGESVKPEDIKAEHPKPPMSGEEMPTQLPAKGTSVELLFPKAEPLREEPAEIQMESIPQLVEGAEETLDRAVKPTETQKLLPCEVAAGAPKGEEYEEEEVEAGQEAKEEDKQHLVSEVPPDFGEPAAEEMGAKGSPEALPELKGIIESVVTVEDDFITVVQTTVDEGESASHSVRFAATQQEDIETGDSQAEEELDVEEVEVEPKEGSREAPASPQREEILLTNYKTETCDDYKDETTIDDSIMDTDSLWADTQDDDRSIMTEQLETVPKEEKAERELRRPSLDKHKKEKPFKTGRGRISTPERKIAKKEPSTLSRDEVRRKKAVYKKAELAKKTEVQGHSPSRKIILKPAIKYTRPTHLSCVKRKQTAAGGETNQAPAVFKQAKEKLSDGVSKSPEKRSSLPRPSSILPPRRGVSGDRDREENSLSLSASLSSSVRRTTRSEPIRSRTGKSGTSTPTTPGSTAITPGTPPSYASRTPGTPGTPSYSRTPHTPGTPKSAILVPTEKKVAIIRTPPKSPATPKQLRVINQPLPDLKNVRSKIGSTDNIKYQPKGGQVRILNKKIDFSDIQSRCGSRDNIKHSAGGGNVQIVTKKIDLSHVTSKCGSLKNIHHKPGGGRVKIESVKLDFKEKAQAKVGSLENAHHVPGGGNVKIDSQKLNFREHAKARVDHGAEIITQSPGRSSMASPRRLSNVSSSGSINLLESPQLATLAEDVTAALAKQGL
- the MAP2 gene encoding microtubule-associated protein 2 isoform X2, with the translated sequence MAEDRKDEAKAPHWTSGQLTEASSHPHSPEIKDQGGASAGLVRSANGFPYREDEELRLGSHEQPGTYAQTKENGINGELSSGSRETAEEVSARIVQVVTAEAVAVLKGEQEKEAQHKDQPGSLPLAVEESANLPPSPPPSPASEQTGVLEEDLLAATKMEFRVQEGTCPFAAEPLDTKQRESGKDNKTVEQPKYDALVPQSAKAEPADKKESESKDKEKMLSPPSEWILKTDSQKKGEASFAEPAAKPPAPQEQEHLPSLLPEESRVEERTAGVPSSTSQVMAMKFQDNLKDIQGGAISHGESSLLPPEPKAEVAKSELPSGPSPALPQELSLKDSFKTHQEPTDQLFAKDFSKDEQIHRDRTLSLQEVSAVTVDGLKTPSTPKIPPWGEEKDMTKDESDEEERYDFFDKGEARILDGGKITTKSEVKTSSPDKTDLQKDGEAKKSPDTLKAEKETDQSGLSAAADVKKEAQQSTQVPPAKLSHELTLEKTAEYPDTAQLSRITEKAPEAPGLTTEKTPTLEASREKDVKKDTEEDKTSVSAPHQMKEEEDQSGMSKYFETSALKEEAFKADGLKQSSDYYELSDTKESKYEPYQRGPLIPEDEEEEEEEELRTELSQQPNVHAREMGYSTLAQSYTPDTSEEPSSPTERMFTIDPKVYGDKRELHSKNKDDLTLSRSLGLGGRSAIEQRSMSINLPMSCLDSIALGFSFGRAHDLSPLASDILTNTSGSMDEGDDYLPATTPALEKAPCFPIESREEDEHIEEEKVMVEEKVQPETLAEPSFQAKDYYKNGAVLAPDLPEMLDLAGTRSRLASVSADAEVAQKKPVPSDTVVEDSSTALPPVTNENHVILKAESQLEDLGYCVFNKYTVPLPSPVQDSENLTSETCPFYEGTDEKLRRGLAPDLSLIEVKLAAAEKSKEDFLSERDLGQHGESTLVRDFEEEKREKLDTVLEKSEDQVDSKEVCPIKGAEPEKTRAEAMLERKEESVASKVHLPADTMYDRISASEIAIEKDSICLLLEKEKTLSVVPEIAEIADIAEVEAPVKPDYNAIKHDMEVAARRADQEYQSKLDTKISEVVSLPLGQDKGFLKRAEPEPKDTQQKEETIFSREAKDADVLSKTEPSYMKDSTKLSETEIKEKVTKPDLVHQEAVDKEESYESSGEHDQAQESLNGESVKPEDIKAEHPKPPMSGEEMPTQLPAKGTSVELLFPKAEPLREEPAEIQMESIPQLVEGAEETLDRAVKPTETQKLLPCEVAAGAPKGEEYEEEEVEAGQEAKEEDKQHLVSEVPPDFGEPAAEEMGAKGSPEALPELKGIIESVVTVEDDFITVVQTTVDEGESASHSVRFAATQQEDIETGDSQAEEELDVEEVEVEPKEGSREAPASPQREEILLTNYKTETCDDYKDETTIDDSIMDTDSLWADTQDDDRSIMTEQLETVPKEEKAERELRRPSLDKHKKEKPFKTGRGRISTPERKIAKKEPSTLSRDEVRRKKAVYKKAELAKKTEVQGHSPSRKIILKPAIKYTRPTHLSCVKRKQTAGGETNQAPAVFKQAKEKLSDGVSKSPEKRSSLPRPSSILPPRRGVSGDRDREENSLSLSASLSSSVRRTTRSEPIRSRTGKSGTSTPTTPGSTAITPGTPPSYASRTPGTPGTPSYSRTPHTPGTPKSAILVPTEKKVAIIRTPPKSPATPKQLRVINQPLPDLKNVRSKIGSTDNIKYQPKGGQVRILNKKIDFSDIQSRCGSRDNIKHSAGGGNVQIVTKKIDLSHVTSKCGSLKNIHHKPGGGRVKIESVKLDFKEKAQAKVGSLENAHHVPGGGNVKIDSQKLNFREHAKARVDHGAEIITQSPGRSSMASPRRLSNVSSSGSINLLESPQLATLAEDVTAALAKQGL
- the MAP2 gene encoding microtubule-associated protein 2 isoform X1; translation: MAEDRKDEAKAPHWTSGQLTEASSHPHSPEIKDQGGASAGLVRSANGFPYREDEELRLGSHEQPGTYAQTKENGINGELSSGSRETAEEVSARIVQVVTAEAVAVLKGEQEKEAQHKDQPGSLPLAVEESANLPPSPPPSPASEQTGVLEEDLLAATKMEFRVQEGTCPFAAEPLDTKQRESGKDNKTVEQPKYDALVPQSAKAEPADKKESESKDKEKMLSPPSEWILKTDSQKKGEASFAEPAAKPPAPQEQEHLPSLLPEESRVEERTAGVPSSTSQVMAMKFQDNLKDIQGGAISHGESSLLPPEPKAEVAKSELPSGPSPALPQELSLKDSFKTHQEPTDQLFAKDFSKDEQIHRDRTLSLQEVSAVTVDGLKTPSTPKIPPWGEEKDMTKDESDEEERYDFFDKGEARILDGGKITTKSEVKTSSPDKTDLQKDGEAKKSPDTLKAEKETDQSGLSAAADVKKEAQQSTQVPPAKLSHELTLEKTAEYPDTAQLSRITEKAPEAPGLTTEKTPTLEASREKDVKKDTEEDKTSVSAPHQMKEEEDQSGMSKYFETSALKEEAFKADGLKQSSDYYELSDTKESKYEPYQRGPLIPEDEEEEEEEELRTELSQQPNVHAREMGYSTLAQSYTPDTSEEPSSPTERMFTIDPKVYGDKRELHSKNKDDLTLSRSLGLGGRSAIEQRSMSINLPMSCLDSIALGFSFGRAHDLSPLASDILTNTSGSMDEGDDYLPATTPALEKAPCFPIESREEDEHIEEEKVMVEEKVQPETLAEPSFQAKDYYKNGAVLAPDLPEMLDLAGTRSRLASVSADAEVAQKKPVPSDTVVEDSSTALPPVTNENHVILKAESQLEDLGYCVFNKYTVPLPSPVQDSENLTSETCPFYEGTDEKLRRGLAPDLSLIEVKLAAAEKSKEDFLSERDLGQHGESTLVRDFEEEKREKLDTVLEKSEDQVDSKEVCPIKGAEPEKTRAEAMLERKEESVASKVHLPADTMYDRISASEIAIEKDSICLLLEKEKTLSVVPEIAEIADIAEVEAPVKPDYNAIKHDMEVAARRADQEYQSKLDTKISEVVSLPLGQDKGFLKRAEPEPKDTQQKEETIFSREAKDADVLSKTEPSYMKDSTKLSETEIKEKVTKPDLVHQEAVDKEESYESSGEHDQAQESLNGESVKPEDIKAEHPKPPMSGEEMPTQLPAKGTSVELLFPKAEPLREEPAEIQMESIPQLVEGAEETLDRAVKPTETQKLLPCEVAAGAPKGEEYEEEEVEAGQEAKEEDKQHLVSEVPPDFGEPAAEEMGAKGSPEALPELKGIIESVVTVEDDFITVVQTTVDEGESASHSVRFAATQQEDIETGDSQAEEELDVEEVEVEPKEGSREAPASPQREEILLTNYKTETCDDYKDETTIDDSIMDTDSLWADTQDDDRSIMTEQLETVPKEEKAERELRRPSLDKHKKEKPFKTGRGRISTPERKIAKKEPSTLSRDEVRRKKAVYKKAELAKKTEVQGHSPSRKIILKPAIKYTRPTHLSCVKRKQTAAGGETNQAPAVFKQAKEKLSDGVSKSPEKRSSLPRPSSILPPRRGVSGDRDREENSLSLSASLSSSVRRTTRSEPIRSRTGKSGTSTPTTPGSTAITPGTPPSYASRTPGTPGTPSYSRTPHTPGTPKSAILVPTEKKVAIIRTPPKSPATPKQLRVINQPLPDLKNVRSKIGSTDNIKYQPKGGQVRILNKKIDFSDIQSRCGSRDNIKHSAGGGNVQIVTKKIDLSHVTSKCGSLKNIHHKPGGGRVKIESVKLDFKEKAQAKVGSLENAHHVPGGGNVKIDSQKLNFREHAKARVDHGAEIITQSPGRSSMASPRRLSNVSSSGSINLLESPQLATLAEDVTAALAKQGL
- the MAP2 gene encoding microtubule-associated protein 2 isoform X17; this translates as MAEDRKDEAKAPHWTSGQLTEASSHPHSPEIKDQGGASAGLVRSANGFPYREDEELRLGSHEQPGTYAQTKENGINGELSSGSRETAAVEESANLPPSPPPSPASEQTGVLEEDLLAATKMEFRVQEGTCPFAAEPLDTKQRESGKDNKTVEQPKYDALVPQSAKAEPADKKESESKDKEKMLSPPSEWILKTDSQKKGEASFAEPAAKPPAPQEQEHLPSLLPEESRVEERTAGVPSSTSQVMAMKFQDNLKDIQGGAISHGESSLLPPEPKAEVAKSELPSGPSPALPQELSLKDSFKTHQEPTDQLFAKDFSKDEQIHRDRTLSLQEVSAVTVDGLKTPSTPKIPPWGEEKDMTKDESDEEERYDFFDKGEARILDGGKITTKSEVKTSSPDKTDLQKDGEAKKSPDTLKAEKETDQSGLSAAADVKKEAQQSTQVPPAKLSHELTLEKTAEYPDTAQLSRITEKAPEAPGLTTEKTPTLEASREKDVKKDTEEDKTSVSAPHQMKEEEDQSGMSKYFETSALKEEAFKADGLKQSSDYYELSDTKESKYEPYQRGPLIPEDEEEEEEEELRTELSQQPNVHAREMGYSTLAQSYTPDTSEEPSSPTERMFTIDPKVYGDKRELHSKNKDDLTLSRSLGLGGRSAIEQRSMSINLPMSCLDSIALGFSFGRAHDLSPLASDILTNTSGSMDEGDDYLPATTPALEKAPCFPIESREEDEHIEEEKVMVEEKVQPETLAEPSFQAKDYYKNGAVLAPDLPEMLDLAGTRSRLASVSADAEVAQKKPVPSDTVVEDSSTALPPVTNENHVILKAESQLEDLGYCVFNKYTVPLPSPVQDSENLTSETCPFYEGTDEKLRRGLAPDLSLIEVKLAAAEKSKEDFLSERDLGQHGESTLVRDFEEEKREKLDTVLEKSEDQVDSKEVCPIKGAEPEKTRAEAMLERKEESVASKVHLPADTMYDRISASEIAIEKDSICLLLEKEKTLSVVPEIAEIADIAEVEAPVKPDYNAIKHDMEVAARRADQEYQSKLDTKISEVVSLPLGQDKGFLKRAEPEPKDTQQKEETIFSREAKDADVLSKTEPSYMKDSTKLSETEIKEKVTKPDLVHQEAVDKEESYESSGEHDQAQESLNGESVKPEDIKAEHPKPPMSGEEMPTQLPAKGTSVELLFPKAEPLREEPAEIQMESIPQLVEGAEETLDRAVKPTETQKLLPCEVAAGAPKGEEYEEEEVEAGQEAKEEDKQHLVSEVPPDFGEPAAEEMGAKGSPEALPELKGIIESVVTVEDDFITVVQTTVDEGESASHSVRFAATQQEDIETGDSQAEEELDVEEVEVEPKEGSREAPASPQREEILLTNYKTETCDDYKDETTIDDSIMDTDSLWADTQDDDRSIMTEQLETVPKEEKAERELRRPSLDKHKKEKPFKTGRGRISTPERKIAKKEPSTLSRDEVRRKKAVYKKAELAKKTEVQGHSPSRKIILKPAIKYTRPTHLSCVKRKQTAAGGETNQAPAVFKQAKEKLSDGVSKSPEKRSSLPRPSSILPPRRGVSGDRDREENSLSLSASLSSSVRRTTRSEPIRSRTGKSGTSTPTTPGSTAITPGTPPSYASRTPGTPGTPSYSRTPHTPGTPKSAILVPTEKKVAIIRTPPKSPATPKQLRVINQPLPDLKNVRSKIGSTDNIKYQPKGGQVRILNKKIDFSDIQSRCGSRDNIKHSAGGGNVQIVTKKIDLSHVTSKCGSLKNIHHKPGGGRVKIESVKLDFKEKAQAKVGSLENAHHVPGGGNVKIDSQKLNFREHAKARVDHGAEIITQSPGRSSMASPRRLSNVSSSGSINLLESPQLATLAEDVTAALAKQGL